From Chrysemys picta bellii isolate R12L10 chromosome 1, ASM1138683v2, whole genome shotgun sequence:
TGTCCCTGTCCGTgtatggctgtgtaagtgcaagaGCTGGAGATGATTGCAGcatgtcacagcatcacagtatGAGATGGATCCCAGATCGGTATGCCAGAGTggtcagtggtaccccagttcaaggtggcaccccagggaaaTCCATCACATCCACCCAAAGAACAGGCCAAGCTACAGCATGAGTCCATTTCCTTCTTTTCATGCGCTCAGTTAATGACGAAGAGACGGTTGCTACAGGAGGcaattcaggactcctgggttctgtctgacattctctgtgtgaccttggctaggTCACAtcttctttgcctcagtttacctatctgtgTAATGGGGTTATGTTCATAGTGACTTTTGCTAAGTATTTTGAAGACCTTTCAATGAAACGTGCCGCATGGTATGGTGATAGTTACTGATGGGAATGACTGGTCTCTGAGCCCTTAGCGACAGCCCTGTGTGCCTACAGAAAGTGCTCGTGTCTCCCCTCAGGCATctttctcataagaacataagagcggccacactgggtcagaccaaaggtccatctagaccagtatcctgtcttctgacagtggccaatgccaggtgcctcagagggaaagaacggaacaggtaatcaccaagtgatccatcccccattgcCCATTCCTAGGTTCTTGCAAGGAAAGACTGGGAACACTATCCcagtccatcctggctaatagcaagggatggacctatcctccatgaacttatctagttctttttggaaccaGATCTCCAGATCTGATTTAGAGATTAAGAAGAATTACAAGGGGGAGAACAGAATATCCTACATCTGCCTAGTTACTCACACCTTAATCTGAAGCATCCGGAACCAGagccaggatcctgggctaggTGCACATCCATGCATGTTTAGGAACCCAAAGCGTCCTGACTATcacaggtgctgagcatccaccagGCCATAAAATCATaggagattagggttggaagacaccTAGGAATTATCCCTACTTTTCTTACTCATACACTATAAttgttaaatatacacaaattcacagagcagccaattcctctgtGACTCATCACAGAGCCCAAGAGCAGTCATGTCCCTTTGGGAAGgttccttaattactgtttactcccaAAGCTGGATAAAGAGCACAGAAGCACAGACATGGAAAGAAAGACATTGGCTATTGTGTCTCCAGTGTCCAGCCTGTTTTCATTCAGATGCCGCTTCATCCCTAGAGGCTGAGCGAATTAccctgggattgcacagagctcTGTTATAAACAGTGCACACAACTGTATTGGCTCACGGCATGAGATGTTGCGGccgatgctggggtgagagaggtgtgggacatGGCTGCCTAAGGGGGATTCCCAGGTAAGATACTTCCGcctcagaattcacaggtacccatctgtCACTGAAGAGCTCACCTGCTCGACAAGCCTGGTGCAACAACAAGCACACGGTGGGATAGAGAATAGGTCTGTGGtcctttctgctctgcacagccattaaacatcCCAGGGCACTTTTCACAGGTAATGAGTTTGCTCCAATATCATGGGCCAAAATGTCCCTTTTTGCTGATGGCCTCTAGCCCgaaggcagctgcatttcagtggcacagtgaaTCCTTGAGGATGAAAGGTGTTACTAGATGTACAATACAAAATTCTTAGGCCCCGGCCCATAGTTTAATCAGGCCCCTTTGAGGCTAAACTTTTCTTGGAGAAAGAACTGAATAAAAACCTCAGTAGCCAGCTGTGTGTTCATGCACAGAGACTgtcacctcctcctcttgcatcTCAGAGCTCTGGCTGTTTATGGCAGGGGAGTCACAAGGGGAGGCTATTTTATCTGCTGGAAAGCATGGAGGTTCTAATGGTCCTCACTGGAAAAAATATAAGAATTTTTTCCACATGGGCAAGATATCTTCAAGAAGGCAGCTGAACTGTTTGTTCTTAAACTTTGAAAATACAATTCACCTGGAAGtagacacccagcatgggaaatttcagtccaaatggtAAATGTTTGGtaaacttataagcaactgaaaatgaggtctGCTAATTGAAGGTGTCAGACAGCCTTAACTAATGGTGGTGCCACCCATGCCACCTGCAATGGCCAATCCATTTGTGAATGCCATTCAGCTAAGCTCTTCGCTCCAATAATGTCTGTGGTAAGGAGTTCCATAGCCCAAATATGGATTATGTAAACAATTTTCTCTAATCAGTGTTATATGTTCAGACTTTCAAAAtaattgaatgttcccttgtcCGTGTGTTGTGAGACACAGTAAATATAAATGCCCGATCTACTTTCTTTATTgacaaaaacaactaggagtacttgtggcaccttagggactaacacatttatttggacataagctttcgttggctaaaacctacttcatcagatgcacggagtggaaaatacagtaggcaggtacaTACACAGtgcatgaaaagatgggagttgccttaccaagtgtggggtcagtgctaaggagacaattcaattaaagtggaagtgggttATTTTCAACAGTAGAATACCGGGGAGGaaatatcacttttgtagtggtaatgagaccaatgtaatcagggtggcccatttcaaacagttgacaagaaggtgtgagtaacagtagggggaaatgaatacagggaaattagtttttgtagtgactcatccactcccagtctttattccagcctaatttgatggtgtccagtttgcaaattaattccagctctgcagtttctctttggagtctgtttttgaagttttttggttgaagaattgccacttttaagtctgttattgagtgaccacggagactgaagtgttctccgactggtttttgaatgttataattcttgacatctcatttgtgtccatttattcttttgtgtagagactgtctggtttggccaatgtacatggcacaggggcattgctggcacatatcacattggtagtgtgcaggtgaacgagcccctgatggtgtggctgatgtggttaggtcctatgatggtgtcccttgaatagatatgcggagagaattggcaatggggtttgttgcagggatcggttcctgggttagtgtttgtgttctgtggtgtgtcgttgctggtgagtatttgtttcaggttggggggctgtctgtaagtgaggccTGGCCTGTCtcacaaggtctgtgagagtgagggatcatctttcaggatagattgtagagccttgatgatgcgctggagaggttttagttgggggctataagtgacagctagtggcgatctgttactttctttgttgggcctttCTTGTAGTAGGGGACTTCTGGGTAGCCTTCTcgttctgtcaatctgtttcttcacttcaccaggtgtgTATTGTAGTTAACTGTACAGGTTTTTAGTAAAAGTTGTCCACTTTCTTGACTGTGGAATTGTGGAATTCTAGTTATGTAATAAAATCTTCCAATAGAATCCCCATCTTTCCTTCCAAGTTTTCTGTCtaattttttcctcccaatcagttAGCTTCAGCTTTGGGGAATTAGCCCCTTTGAAAAATAAGTGTCTATAGATATTACTGGTAGGGGACTGTTCTCTGTTTGTCCATTTGAAAGTTATCAGATCCAttgtttattttcctctcctctatcaTATACTCCCTTATTTGTCTCTTCTctgaacagtcccagacttttcagtCTGCCCACATCCCACAGCCTCCCCAATTCTCATAGCCTGTCTCAGAAATCCCCTTTCTATCTGCTATATCCTTCATAGAGACGGAGTGACCACAACTGAGAGCGTGTTCAGAGCAGCCTATTCTCAATCCCATTTCTTAGGTATGCAAACATTGTCTCGCTTTTGGCCACTACTGCAAATGAACAAATGTTTTCGTGGAGCTTCTATTAATGACACCCAGGTCTTTTCCCTGAGGTGTGTTCTAGCTGGAATGTTTCCCCTGGTACATGTCTTGGCAAAGCTTTGGTTTTTTTCACTCTCAGATTTTGAGCAACGGGCTAAATAGGGAACTCCCTACAGCATGAGTTCTCTAGCCTGGGATTCATTGCATTGAGGAATAATTatggataaccagtatccacactcCGGTTTCCTGCTGGTGCCTATTAAGGATTCCCAGACCACGATGTGTAGGAATTACTGACAAATGGAGGaccataaaatatggaattggcattaATAGGGTCAGTGTTTCATAATTCATTTATCTGAatgatgaaaatgtcattttcagtATGTGAAGAGTGATGAATCTTCTTCAACCATGTTCTACAACAGCCACCAGTAGTGCATGTAGTctctcatattaacattgtctctccaCCCAGGCTTTTGTACTGTTACCATCACCCTAGAGCCTGGGCACATACAGAAAGTCTGGTGAATGTACGGTACGTGCAGGAGACACCGTTCTAcctcagagttggacaccttctcccctactccatgtcagattccaatacaaccgacttcaccaacccctccaccttcatcctgctgggcattcctggcctggaggcagcccatgtctggatctccatccccttctgtgcCATATATgtcatagccatcttggggaacttcaccatcctgtccATCGTAAAGACGGAGCCAAGCCTCCAtgtgcccatgtactatttcctgtGTATGCTGGCCATCACTGACCTGGTCCTGTCTACATCCATCCTGCCCAAAacgctgagcatcttctggttcaattccagggagatcgatttcagtgcctgcctcacccagatgtacttcctTCACTGCTTTTTAGTAATGGAGTCTGGGTTCTTCGTGGCCATGGCTTTggatcgctatgtggccatctgcgatcccctgagacattctaCCACCCTGACAAACCCTGTGGTGGCCAACATCGGTGTGGCCGTAGTACTGCGTGGTGGCATGATCATACTGCCCTCTTTCCTCCTGGCAAGGcaatggccatattgcagaaccaacatcattccccacacacactgtgaACACATGGCTGTGTTGAAGCTGGCCTGCGCTGACACCCGTGTCAGTAGTTACTACGGACTCTTTGTGTTATTCTTTGCGATGGGTCTGGATGTGATTTTTATCGCTGGGTCCTATATCCAGATCCTGAGGGAAgtcttcagcctccccacaaaggacgcccggctcaagacttttgggacctgcggcTCCCACCTCTGCGCCATCTTAGCCTTTTATATCCcagctctcttctccttcctcacgTACCGTTTTGGCCACAATGTGCCCCTACATTTCCATGTTCTTATTGGCAATGTGTacctcctggtgccccccatgATAAACCCTATTATCtatggggtgaggaccaaacagatccgggacaggctTCTCCGGCTCATTACTCATAAAGGGACAAAAATTGTCTCttggtgctctggctctcagaccaAGTTCTGTCCAGATCTGGGTAGTGAGTTGGTGCTTGTTCCACTTCCCTGAATCACTTGCTGATCAGTGAGAGACATTAAATCATTTCCTGACCTTAGTCTGCTTTGTCAGCGTGACAAACTGGGGAATGGGTCTGTGTACAACTCATTAACTCATAGAGTTGCCACCTTGCTAATTTCTGGTAACTGGACCCCTGATGTCCtacctcctgccctgcctctccctccaaTGCCCAGTTTCTGCTCCACATCTCATCTCAAGGCTCCACCCACTTCTGCGCTTTTCCCCGCAAGGCGCTGACCCTCTCGCtcactcctcttctccccccgtcACTCGCTGAGTCTCCCTCACCAGCTGagttccctctgctctggggctgagacaggatctgctgcagcctgacaaggagcctgcaGGGAGTGCAGCAGCAAGCAGTGCTGGGGCCGACAGGCCGGTCAGGAGTGGAGAGGGACACCAGGAAATCACGTAAAAGCAGCTGAGGGTTGGGAGCAGGGTTGAGTGGCTGGTGGGTGAGGTTGTGCGTCATACAGCTTGTGAGCCCTAAAACTTGGCTACAAAGTCCTGAGGGAAGAGACCATTGTGTGCGTTATTTCTTTAGTTTTCAGATCCCATTTGTTACTCCCGGCTGGGAGACTATAGCAGGCAGGATCTATGCAATGATTATGGGCTGGGACCCCTTTGCCCTGAGCCAGTCcttgggggcagggcaagggatcAGCTTTGAAGTTAGGAGGACAGCAGCTGAGAGTGGTGGAAGGATCAGCCCCTGTGTTAGGTGGGAAGGCGGGATGCTGGGCAGAGGCCGGGGTGGTGTTGGTAGCTCACAGGGAGGGAGATAAACGGCACAGCTACCATTAGCGAGGTATTTACACATATAAACGGCACCTTATCTGGAACGGCACCCATTGcccaggggctgaagctgaacTGTGTAGCTGAGTCTAACATTTGCTCTGTGTGATGCTTTTGATCACTACATCTACAATCTCTTTATCTGGCTGCTAGCAGTATGATCCCCATGTCATGGACGGACTGAGCCACGCAGTGGCAAAGTGATTTACTCAAGGCCATACAATGAGTAGGCGGTAGGGCTGAGAATAGGAACCATGAGGCCTGACCCCCGAACCCCACTGCTCTGGCCATGAACTGGCAGTGGTCCTATGATGCCAGTACATCATAACTTCAgacacaaagatgatacatgcatataaagagGATAGTCATACCTAGGAAATCATAACTTTCCCATTGACACTTGACAGGACATTTTGTGCAGGATTTGTTACAATTGCATAACTGTAGTA
This genomic window contains:
- the LOC103307312 gene encoding olfactory receptor 52N4-like, with translation MSDSNTTDFTNPSTFILLGIPGLEAAHVWISIPFCAIYVIAILGNFTILSIVKTEPSLHVPMYYFLCMLAITDLVLSTSILPKTLSIFWFNSREIDFSACLTQMYFLHCFLVMESGFFVAMALDRYVAICDPLRHSTTLTNPVVANIGVAVVLRGGMIILPSFLLARQWPYCRTNIIPHTHCEHMAVLKLACADTRVSSYYGLFVLFFAMGLDVIFIAGSYIQILREVFSLPTKDARLKTFGTCGSHLCAILAFYIPALFSFLTYRFGHNVPLHFHVLIGNVYLLVPPMINPIIYGVRTKQIRDRLLRLITHKGTKIVSWCSGSQTKFCPDLGNSNTTDLTNPSTFILMDIPGLEAANVCIFCTMYAIAIFENFTILFIVKMDPSLHGPMYYFLCMLASSDLVLSTSILPKTLSIFLFNSREIDFTACLTQLYFIHSFSVMESGIFVTIALDHYVGICDPLSHSATLTNPVVTKIVPDIVLHGGILVLPYTFLARWWTYCRTNIIPHSYCEHRAVVKLACIDTHISSYYGLSVAIWVTGLDVIFIVVSYIQILSAIFSLPTKGTRLKNFGTCCSLLCAILIFTSQLSSPPSRPSLFSPHHATRWIISTFLPHLGSFCSMSGKGAAAA